Proteins from a genomic interval of Candidatus Zixiibacteriota bacterium:
- a CDS encoding DedA family protein: MAFEEILQYLVAKQAVTIYIILAISAYIENVFPPWPSDTMLLVGAFLAGRGELEYIPLYISVIIGGLAGAMTLYYLGNKKGRSFFEKYDKYYFKIENMQKIERWFEKWGNLLLIVSRFLAGIRSLVAITAGIGNVSVSRMTFFSLISFCLWYAILIGGMYLLKSNWQKLVGVIKSYNIIFILASALAATVWLVIIYKRSGIKK, translated from the coding sequence ATGGCTTTCGAGGAAATTTTACAATACTTAGTTGCCAAACAGGCGGTAACTATTTATATCATACTGGCGATAAGCGCCTATATCGAAAACGTGTTCCCGCCCTGGCCAAGCGATACGATGCTGTTAGTCGGGGCATTTCTTGCCGGCAGAGGCGAACTGGAGTATATCCCCTTGTATATCAGCGTTATCATAGGCGGCTTAGCCGGAGCGATGACACTGTATTATCTTGGCAATAAAAAGGGACGCTCGTTTTTTGAAAAATATGATAAATACTATTTCAAAATCGAAAACATGCAAAAGATAGAGAGATGGTTTGAAAAATGGGGCAATCTTCTCCTGATTGTCTCGCGGTTCTTAGCGGGCATCAGGTCGCTTGTGGCAATAACCGCCGGCATCGGCAATGTGTCGGTTTCGCGGATGACGTTTTTCTCTTTGATTAGTTTCTGCCTGTGGTATGCCATATTAATCGGGGGAATGTATCTATTAAAATCAAATTGGCAGAAACTTGTGGGGGTAATTAAATCGTATAATATTATATTTATTCTTGCCAGCGCGCTGGCGGCAACGGTCTGGTTGGTTATTATTTATAAAAGAAGCGGGATAAAAAAATGA